The following proteins are co-located in the Paralichthys olivaceus isolate ysfri-2021 chromosome 2, ASM2471397v2, whole genome shotgun sequence genome:
- the comtb gene encoding catechol O-methyltransferase B isoform X2 — MWLTLIYSCTGGAALLYALYRWVIPAVVQYHGGLALLWHDVIVERMLDTLTQSTRPQRLLSAVQRNATRGDPRSVVRAIDEFCRHKEWAMNVGDEKGCILDSVVTEVNPHTVLELGTYCGYSTVRLASLLPPHAKLITLEFNPDYAAVAHQVIAWAGVDDKVQLVQGASGDWIPKLKEQFGIQTFDLVFLDHWKDRYLPDTKLIEECGLLRKGSVLLADNVICPGTPDYLEYVRSSQQYKSQYFKSHLEYTKVEDGLEKSVFLG; from the exons ATGTGGCTGACTCTTATTTACAGTTGCACCGGTGGAGCAGCGCTTCTGTATGCTCTGTACAGATGGGTGATCCCTGCCGTTGTTCAGTATCATGGAGGATTGGCGCTGCTTTGGCATGATGTCATCGTGGAGCGGATGCTGGACACACTGACCCAGTCCACTCGTCCTCAG cGGCTCCTGAGTGCAGTTCAGAGGAACGCCACTAGAGGGGACCCTCGCAGCGTGGTCAGAGCCATCGATGAGTTCTGCAGACACAAGGAGTGGGCCATGAATGTGGGGGATGAGAAAG GCTGCATTCTCGACTCAGTGGTGACTGAGGTGAACCCCCACACTGTGTTGGAGCTGGGAACCTACTGTGGCTACTCCACGGTGCGGCTTGCCAGCCTGCTGCCCCCTCACGCCAAACTCATCACTCTTGAGTTTAACCCAGACTATGCTGCAGTTGCTCATCAAGTCATTGCCTGGGCAGGAGTTGACGACAAG GTGCAGTTAGTCCAAGGCGCCTCTGGCGACTGGATCCCCAAATTGAAGGAGCAGTTCGGGattcaaacatttgatttggtttTCCTGGATCACTGGAAGGATCGCTACCTTCCTGACACAAAACTGATTGAG GAGTGCGGCCTCCTCAGGAAAGGCAGCGTCCTGCTGGCGGACAACGTCATCTGCCCCGGAACTCCTGACTACCTGGAGTACGTCCGGAGCAGCCAGCAATACAAAAGCCAGTACTTCAAATCTCACCTGGAGTACACCAAAGTGGAGGACGGCTTGGAGAAATCAGTCTTCTTAGGGTAG
- the ccdc120b gene encoding coiled-coil domain-containing protein 120 produces MEVKGQLITSMGLGAPDVQGSQDNKLQAERIAALQERKQVLEALLHTRVGELKQVCLQEAELTGKLPRTFPLETGEKPPLVQRRAGVLPNTKAEDEAAQRKQMKAIFTGALYRHSESDRNVPNSKRTVHRGCHTEDTVMSESTSSMSDSTSHDNESSPSVAADQRSLSQPRLTVGSPDHRISRKLSPVEIYYEMRTRRNSVTSSVSPTHSLPRSASNVEGRSVPATPLLARTAPISVHVRSDASGGNGLKQWSGSLDVPYMIPLAQEGSSSDRRSCPYSSRARRSNSSEALLDRSSLPDDPAPRNGMPPRGGPYKSSETLTDGKLRHIHLGSPERHVDGSVDQAKMRLSMGGRGAGGGYNELLMDYIWGKQQRLQVQHHLYQSTGRIWQDMSSPRSSTAVVPPHANGFSHSQVHLPSTAPPYSPMVLRGSQAELRRVKVTRTKSCGPFMPLQQQSQDGILLSAYESPLPASGTTTSSIPNLHPYQTELSGPSFSRRAPQFSLPTPEDSTRSLHKALALEGLRDWYLRNALGYPPAASKGHETGISRLSHPNPLVHQAQSVQGEAANLNRPQIPQSASFHGLPLHGRSMEFSLYQETPPQQLQEVTPKEPSADPGTLV; encoded by the exons ATGGAGGTCAAAGGACAACTGATCACATCAATGGGTCTGGGGGCTCCTG ATGTTCAAGGCAGCCaggacaacaagctgcaggctgagaggattgcagctctgcaggagagaaaacaggtCCTGGAGGCTCTGCTCCACACCAGAGTGGGAGAGCTCAAACAAGTCTGTCTGCAGGAAGCA GAGCTGACTGGGAAGTTGCCACGTACTTTCCCCCTGGAGACTGGAGAGAAACCCCCGCTGGTGCAGCGCAGAGCTGGCGTGTTGCCCAACACCAAGGCAGAG GATGAGGCTGCCCAAAGAAAGCAGATGAAAGCCATCTTCACCGGTGCTCTGTACAGACACTCGGAATCAGACAGAAATGTCCCAAATAGCAAGAGGACAGTTCATCGAGGGTGCCACACAG AGGACACAGTCATGTCAGAGAGTACGAGCTCCATGTCAGATTCAACATCCCATGACAACG AGTCATCTCCCAGCGTGGCCGCTGACCAGCGCTCTCTGTCTCAGCCCCGGCTCACTGTGGGCAGCCCTGACCACCGCATCAGTAGGAAACTGTCTCCAGTAGAGATTTACTATGAGATGAGGACACGTCGCAACTCTGTCACAAGCTCTGTCAG CCCAACTCACTCTTTACCGAGAAGTGCATCTAACGTTGAAGGAAGAAGTGTTCCAGCGACTCCTCTTTTGGCGCGAACTGCTCCAATCAGCGTTCATGTCAG GTCGGATGCGTCAGGGGGTAATGGTTTGAAGCAGTGGTCTGGCAGCCTGGATGTGCCATACATGATTCCATTGGCACAGGAGGGCTCTTCTTCTGACCGGCGAAGCTGCCCGTACAGCTCCCGGGCCAGGCGCAGTAACAGCTCAGAGGCCCTGTTGGATAGGTCGAGCCTCCCTGATGATCCAGCACCCAGAAACGGGATGCCCCCCAGAGGAGGGCCTTACAAGAGCTCAGAGACACTGACTGATGGCAAGCTGCGACACATTCACTTAGGCAGCCCTGAGAGACATGTGGACGGCTCTGTGGATCAGGCCAAAATGCGTCTCTCCATGGGCGGCAGAGGGGCAGGGGGAGGCTACAATGAGCTACTCATGGACTATATCTGGGGGAAACAGCAGAGGTTGCAAGTGCAGCACCACTTGTACCAGTCCACAGGCAGGATCTGGCAGGACATGTCCTCTCCTCGTTCATCCACAGCAGTGGTTCCTCCCCATGCCAATGGTTTTTCTCATTCCCAGGTGCATCTCCCCAGCACTGCACCTCCTTACAGCCCCATGGTCCTCAGAGGGTCACAAGCCGAGCTGCGCAGGGTCAAAGTCACCAGAACCAAATCTTGTGGACCTTTTATGCCTTTGCAGCAACAATCCCAGGATGGAATACTATTGTCAGCATATGAGTCTCCCCTTCCTGCCTCTGGCACCACCACATCCTCCATCCCCAACCTGCACCCTTACCAGACTGAGCTGTCTGGCCCCTCCTTCAGTCGCAGAGCCCCACAGTTCTCTCTCCCGACCCCAGAAGACTCAACTAGAAGCCTGCATAAAGCCCTGGCTCTGGAAGGACTGAGGGACTGGTACCTGAGGAACGCTCTTGGCTATCCACCAGCTGCCTCAAAGGGTCACGAGACGGGTATCTCTCGCCTCTCACACCCCAATCCGTTGGTGCACCAGGCTCAGTCTGTTCAAGGTGAAGCAGCCAACCTCAACAGGCCTCAGATACCCCAGTCAGCCAGCTTCCACGGTCTCCCACTGCATGGAAG GTCGATGGAGTTTTCTCTGTATCAGGAGACTCCTCCACAACAGCTGCAAGAGGTGACCCCAAAGGAACCCAGTGCTGACCCAGGCACCCTAGTCTGA
- the LOC109628991 gene encoding SRSF protein kinase 3-like isoform X2 — MSSSYAAAISSLITASTFNSPIKPRPHPSPDTSGSPEPCPQPHKSPHHPPAVQIHPHSSEPPVSDEEQQENPADYGIGGYYLVEIGEIFVGRYQVVRKLGWGHFSTVWLCWDMERRHFVALKVVKSAQIYTETALDEIKLLKCVRDSDPKDPKRERIVHLIDDFRISGANGEHVCMVLEVLGHQLLRWIIKSNYTGLPLPCVKIILRQVLQGLDYLHTKCKIIHTDIKPENILLRVDDVFIQKLASNTKLWQLPVSSAITSSPVNRGLREKTSLSNFLGKLTGVFHTLGEWSNKVSRNPKNRLTRKDRSRRGQDSKSDLKHKDKPHVTFTDVTPASSTYSSTCQSKLSGPNLTLRRQTLLLEDGLDLDPFSHRDSICSWPDLKTDAPVSGSRSALFRQTAEKEPPPPSSSSPCGFSDSDTLPLDLLKPQNADKILIKIADLGNACWVHKHFTEDIQTCQYRSVEVLIGADYDTPADIWSTACMAFELVTGDYLFDPQSGATFSREEDHIAHIVELLGPLPSQFALSGRNSKQYFNRKGKVS, encoded by the exons ATGTCGTCATCATATGCTGCTGCCATTTCATCCCTCATCACAGCCAGCACTTTTAATTCACCCATCAAACCCAGACCTCACCCCTCCCCAGACACATCAGGGAGTCCTGAACCTTGCCCCCAGCCCCACAAATCGCCTCACCACCCTCCAGCTGTACAGATACACCCTCATTCATCTGAGCCTCCGGTGTCGGACGAGGAGCAACAGGAGAATCCTGCAGATTATGGCATAG GTGGTTACTACCTGGTTGAGATCGGAGAGATTTTTGTTGGCCGTTATCAAGTGGTCAGAAAGTTGGGATGGGGTCACTTCTCTACTGTGTGGCTCTGCTGGGATATGGA GAGAAGGCATTTTGTGGCTCTGAAGGTGGTGAAGAGTGCTCAAATCTACACAGAGACGGCACTGGATGAGATCAAACTTCTGAAATGT GTGAGGGACAGTGACCCCAAAGATCCTAAACGAGAAAGAATCGTGCACCTTATCGATGACTTCAGGATCTCTGGAGCCAATGGTGAGC ATGTGTGCATGGTTCTGGAGGTTCTTGGCCACCAGCTGCTGAGGTGGATCATCAAATCCAACTACACTGGGCTCCCGCTGCCCTGCGTTAAGATCATCCTCAGACAG GTTCTGCAGGGTTTAGATTACTTGCACACTAAATGCAAGATTATCCACACAGACATCAAGCCGGAAAACATCCTCCTGAGGGTGgatgatgttttcattcagaaacTGGCGTCCAACACCAAGCTATGGCAGCTGCCAGTGTCCTCTGCTATCACAAGCTCCCCAG TAAACAGAGGCCTCAGGGAAAAGACG AGTTTGTCCAACTTTTTGGGGAAGCTGACGGGAGTTTTCCACACTCTTGGGGAGTGG TCTAACAAGGTCTCCAGGAACCCGAAGAACCGACTGACGAGGAAAGACAGGAGTCGACGCGGACAGGATAGCAAATCTGatctcaaacacaaagacaaacctcATGTGACATTTACTGATGTCACGCCTGCCTCCAGCACCTACAGCTCCACCTGCCAGTCTAAGCTCTCAGGTCCTAACCTCACATTAAGGAGGCAGAccctgctgctggaggacgGACTGGACTTGGATCCATTTAGCCACAGAGACTCCATCTGCTCGTGGCCAGACCTAAAAACAGATGCTCCTGTCTCTGGCTCCAGGTCAGCGTTGTTCCGTCAGACTGCTGAGAAAGAGCCACCTCCACCTTCATCATCCTCCCCCTGTG GTTTCAGTGACTCTGACACTTTACCTTTGGATCTACTGAAGCCCCAGAATGCTGATAAAATCCTCATTAAGATTGCTGACCTGGGCAATGCCTGCTGGGTG CACAAACACTTCACTGAGGACATCCAGACGTGTCAGTACCGCTCTGTGGAGGTCTTGATCGGCGCCGACTACGACACACCAGCCGACATCTGGAGCACTGCCTGCATG GCTTTTGAGCTGGTGACTGGGGACTATTTGTTTGACCCCCAATCAGGAGCAACATTCTCCCGAGAGGAAG ATCACATTGCCCACATAGTTGAGCTGCTTGGACCCCTGCCATCCCAGTTTGCCCTCTCAGGGAGGAATTCCAAACAATACTTCAATCGTAAAGGTAAAGTAAGTTA G
- the LOC109628991 gene encoding SRSF protein kinase 3-like isoform X1, with translation MSSSYAAAISSLITASTFNSPIKPRPHPSPDTSGSPEPCPQPHKSPHHPPAVQIHPHSSEPPVSDEEQQENPADYGIGGYYLVEIGEIFVGRYQVVRKLGWGHFSTVWLCWDMERRHFVALKVVKSAQIYTETALDEIKLLKCVRDSDPKDPKRERIVHLIDDFRISGANGEHVCMVLEVLGHQLLRWIIKSNYTGLPLPCVKIILRQVLQGLDYLHTKCKIIHTDIKPENILLRVDDVFIQKLASNTKLWQLPVSSAITSSPVNRGLREKTSLSNFLGKLTGVFHTLGEWSNKVSRNPKNRLTRKDRSRRGQDSKSDLKHKDKPHVTFTDVTPASSTYSSTCQSKLSGPNLTLRRQTLLLEDGLDLDPFSHRDSICSWPDLKTDAPVSGSRSALFRQTAEKEPPPPSSSSPCGFSDSDTLPLDLLKPQNADKILIKIADLGNACWVHKHFTEDIQTCQYRSVEVLIGADYDTPADIWSTACMAFELVTGDYLFDPQSGATFSREEDHIAHIVELLGPLPSQFALSGRNSKQYFNRKGQLRHISKLKSWSLFEILLDKYEWPQEEAVNFSSFLLTMLELLPEKRATAAQCLKHPWITS, from the exons ATGTCGTCATCATATGCTGCTGCCATTTCATCCCTCATCACAGCCAGCACTTTTAATTCACCCATCAAACCCAGACCTCACCCCTCCCCAGACACATCAGGGAGTCCTGAACCTTGCCCCCAGCCCCACAAATCGCCTCACCACCCTCCAGCTGTACAGATACACCCTCATTCATCTGAGCCTCCGGTGTCGGACGAGGAGCAACAGGAGAATCCTGCAGATTATGGCATAG GTGGTTACTACCTGGTTGAGATCGGAGAGATTTTTGTTGGCCGTTATCAAGTGGTCAGAAAGTTGGGATGGGGTCACTTCTCTACTGTGTGGCTCTGCTGGGATATGGA GAGAAGGCATTTTGTGGCTCTGAAGGTGGTGAAGAGTGCTCAAATCTACACAGAGACGGCACTGGATGAGATCAAACTTCTGAAATGT GTGAGGGACAGTGACCCCAAAGATCCTAAACGAGAAAGAATCGTGCACCTTATCGATGACTTCAGGATCTCTGGAGCCAATGGTGAGC ATGTGTGCATGGTTCTGGAGGTTCTTGGCCACCAGCTGCTGAGGTGGATCATCAAATCCAACTACACTGGGCTCCCGCTGCCCTGCGTTAAGATCATCCTCAGACAG GTTCTGCAGGGTTTAGATTACTTGCACACTAAATGCAAGATTATCCACACAGACATCAAGCCGGAAAACATCCTCCTGAGGGTGgatgatgttttcattcagaaacTGGCGTCCAACACCAAGCTATGGCAGCTGCCAGTGTCCTCTGCTATCACAAGCTCCCCAG TAAACAGAGGCCTCAGGGAAAAGACG AGTTTGTCCAACTTTTTGGGGAAGCTGACGGGAGTTTTCCACACTCTTGGGGAGTGG TCTAACAAGGTCTCCAGGAACCCGAAGAACCGACTGACGAGGAAAGACAGGAGTCGACGCGGACAGGATAGCAAATCTGatctcaaacacaaagacaaacctcATGTGACATTTACTGATGTCACGCCTGCCTCCAGCACCTACAGCTCCACCTGCCAGTCTAAGCTCTCAGGTCCTAACCTCACATTAAGGAGGCAGAccctgctgctggaggacgGACTGGACTTGGATCCATTTAGCCACAGAGACTCCATCTGCTCGTGGCCAGACCTAAAAACAGATGCTCCTGTCTCTGGCTCCAGGTCAGCGTTGTTCCGTCAGACTGCTGAGAAAGAGCCACCTCCACCTTCATCATCCTCCCCCTGTG GTTTCAGTGACTCTGACACTTTACCTTTGGATCTACTGAAGCCCCAGAATGCTGATAAAATCCTCATTAAGATTGCTGACCTGGGCAATGCCTGCTGGGTG CACAAACACTTCACTGAGGACATCCAGACGTGTCAGTACCGCTCTGTGGAGGTCTTGATCGGCGCCGACTACGACACACCAGCCGACATCTGGAGCACTGCCTGCATG GCTTTTGAGCTGGTGACTGGGGACTATTTGTTTGACCCCCAATCAGGAGCAACATTCTCCCGAGAGGAAG ATCACATTGCCCACATAGTTGAGCTGCTTGGACCCCTGCCATCCCAGTTTGCCCTCTCAGGGAGGAATTCCAAACAATACTTCAATCGTAAAG GACAACTTCGACACATCTCAAAGCTGAAGTCATGGAGCTTGTTTGAAATCCTACTAGATAAGTACGAGTGGCCTCAGGAGGAAGCCGTCAACTTTAGCTCTTTCCTCTTGACCATGTTAGAGCTGCTGCCAGAAAAAAGAGCCACCGCTGCCCAGTGTCTGAAACACCCCTGGATCACCTCCTAG
- the comtb gene encoding catechol O-methyltransferase B isoform X1 yields the protein MLTFSRDLGAGRKRREELVSEKASICLAVGKTDFLLSARGGEKKGGSGSCSHMMWLTLIYSCTGGAALLYALYRWVIPAVVQYHGGLALLWHDVIVERMLDTLTQSTRPQRLLSAVQRNATRGDPRSVVRAIDEFCRHKEWAMNVGDEKGCILDSVVTEVNPHTVLELGTYCGYSTVRLASLLPPHAKLITLEFNPDYAAVAHQVIAWAGVDDKVQLVQGASGDWIPKLKEQFGIQTFDLVFLDHWKDRYLPDTKLIEECGLLRKGSVLLADNVICPGTPDYLEYVRSSQQYKSQYFKSHLEYTKVEDGLEKSVFLG from the exons ATGCTCACATTCAGCAGAGATCTGGGGGctggaaggaagaggagggaggagttaGTCTCTGAGAAGGCGAGCATATGTCTAGCAGTtggaaaaacagattttcttctCTCAGCTCGAGGGGGtgagaagaaaggagggagTGGCTCCTGCTCGCACAT GATGTGGCTGACTCTTATTTACAGTTGCACCGGTGGAGCAGCGCTTCTGTATGCTCTGTACAGATGGGTGATCCCTGCCGTTGTTCAGTATCATGGAGGATTGGCGCTGCTTTGGCATGATGTCATCGTGGAGCGGATGCTGGACACACTGACCCAGTCCACTCGTCCTCAG cGGCTCCTGAGTGCAGTTCAGAGGAACGCCACTAGAGGGGACCCTCGCAGCGTGGTCAGAGCCATCGATGAGTTCTGCAGACACAAGGAGTGGGCCATGAATGTGGGGGATGAGAAAG GCTGCATTCTCGACTCAGTGGTGACTGAGGTGAACCCCCACACTGTGTTGGAGCTGGGAACCTACTGTGGCTACTCCACGGTGCGGCTTGCCAGCCTGCTGCCCCCTCACGCCAAACTCATCACTCTTGAGTTTAACCCAGACTATGCTGCAGTTGCTCATCAAGTCATTGCCTGGGCAGGAGTTGACGACAAG GTGCAGTTAGTCCAAGGCGCCTCTGGCGACTGGATCCCCAAATTGAAGGAGCAGTTCGGGattcaaacatttgatttggtttTCCTGGATCACTGGAAGGATCGCTACCTTCCTGACACAAAACTGATTGAG GAGTGCGGCCTCCTCAGGAAAGGCAGCGTCCTGCTGGCGGACAACGTCATCTGCCCCGGAACTCCTGACTACCTGGAGTACGTCCGGAGCAGCCAGCAATACAAAAGCCAGTACTTCAAATCTCACCTGGAGTACACCAAAGTGGAGGACGGCTTGGAGAAATCAGTCTTCTTAGGGTAG